Proteins encoded in a region of the Ziziphus jujuba cultivar Dongzao chromosome 3, ASM3175591v1 genome:
- the LOC107422518 gene encoding transcriptional corepressor LEUNIG_HOMOLOG isoform X2 encodes MQQFQLMRQAQLQRRDPNHPPLGGQLNSIGSEGMLGQSTATALAAKMYEERMKHPNQMDSDTSQPLIDARMALRQSANHPGQLVQGNTGSVNAAFQQIQARNQQNPEIKSEMSTAQRSLPMDPSSLYGQSMMQSKPGIGNAGLNPGVSGLPLKGWPLTGIDQFRPGLGPQVQKPFLQNPSQFQLLPQQQQQQLLSQVQAQGNLSSSTIYGDMDPQRFRGLARGTPNSKDGQPVANDGSIGSPMQSTSSKMNTPQMQQSSSQQQQDPLQPQQVQQTNRKRKGPSSSGPANSTGTGNTVGPSPNSQPSTPSIHTPGDVGGMGSNIQNVSSMSKGLMMYGADGTGGLALSTNQLDDIEQFGDVGSLEDNVESFLSHDDGDGRDLFGSLKRNPEHAAEAAKGFSFNEVGSIRKSNSKVVCCHFSSDGKLLASAGHDKKVVLWNMETLQTESLSEDHTQIITDVRFRPNSTQLATSSFDATLRLWDAAKPSFGSQVYAGHTSQVMSLDFHPMEMDLFCSCDANNEIRFWRISQLNCTRVSKGASAQVRFQPRIGQLMAAAAGNILSVFDVEKDRRTHAFQGHSTEIHSVCWDTNGDLLASASQDSVRVWSLASGECIHENSSSGNMFHSCVFHPGYSTLLVIGGYQTLELWNLTENKRMTIAAHECVISALAQSPRTGMVASASYDKSVKIWK; translated from the exons ATGCAGCAGTTTCAACTTATGCGTCAAGCTCAGTTGCAACGAAGGGATCCTAATCATCCTCCCCTTGGTGGTCAGCTAAATTCTATTGGATCTGAAGGAATGCTTGGGCAATCTACTGCTACTGCATTGGCAGCTAAAATGTACGAGGAACGTATGAAACACCCTAATCAAATGGACTCAGATACATCCCAACCCCTCATTGATGCTAGGATGGCCCTTCGACAATCAGCAAACCATCCTGG TCAGTTGGTCCAAGGAAACACTGGTAGTGTAAATGCAGCATTCCAACAAATTCAGGCCCGAAATCAACAGAACCCT GAAATCAAAAGTGAGATGAGCACTGCTCAGAGATCTTTGCCTATGGATCCTTCATCACTCTATGGGCAGAGCATGATGCAGTCAAAACCTGGCATAGGGAATGCAG GATTGAACCCAGGAGTCAGTGGTCTTCCTTTAAAGGGGTGGCCCTTAACT GGCATTGACCAATTTCGGCCAGGTTTAGGTCCACAAGTTCAAAAGCCATTCTTACAAAACCCAAGTCAGTTTCAGCTCCTGCcacaacaacagcaacagcaaCTGTTGTCACAAGTCCAAGCACAAGGCAATCTTTCTAGTTCGACTATCTATGGTGATATGGATCCTCAAAGGTTTAGGGGGTTGGCTAGGGGAACTCCAAATTCTAAAGATGGCCAACCAGTTGCAAATGATGGATCTATAGGTTCTCCGATGCAGTCGACTTCATCAAAG ATGAACACGCCACAAATGCAACAATCTTCTTCTCAGCAACAACAGGACCCTTTGCAGCCCCAGCAAGTACAACAG ACTAATCGAAAAAGGAAAGGACCTTCATCTTCTGGACCTGCTAACAGCACTGGTACTGGAAATACAGTTGGTCCTTCACCTAACTCTCAACCATCTACTCCATCGATTCATACCCCTGGTGATGTAGGAGGAATGGGAAGTAATATCCAGAATGTTAGTAGCATGTCAAAAGGTTTGATGATGTATGGTGCAGATGGAACAGGTGGTCTTGCATTGTCAACAAATCAACTG GACGATATAGAACAGTTTGGTGATGTTGGCTCCTTAGAAGACAATGTGGAATCTTTTTTATCACATGATGATGGAGATGGAAGGGATTTGTTTGGTTCATTGAAACGGAACCCAGAACATGCAGCTGAAGCGGCAAAGG GTTTTTCCTTCAATGAAGTTGGTTCAATACGCAAAAGTAATAGTAAGGTTGTCTGCTGCCATTTCTCTTCAGATGGGAAGTTGTTGGCCAGTGCTGGACATGATAAGAAG GTTGTTCTTTGGAACATGGAGACATTGCAAACTGAGAGCCTTTCGGAGGACCACACTCAGATAATAACAGATGTTCGGTTTAGACCAAATTCAACACAGCTGGCAACATCTTCATTTGATGCAACATTGCGACTTTGGGATGCTGCCAAG CCAAGCTTTGGCTCACAGGTGTATGCTGGGCATACCTCACAGGTGATGTCACTTGATTTTCACCCcatggagatggaccttttctgCTCTTGTGATGCCAACAATGAGATCCGCTTTTGGAGGATCAGTCAGCTTAATTGCACTCGTGTTTCCAAG GGTGCTTCAGCACAGGTAAGATTTCAGCCAAGAATTGGTCAATTAATGGCCGCAGCGGCTGGGAATATTTTGTCTGTCTTTGATGTTGAGAAGGACAGACGGACACATGCATTTCAG GGTCACTCCACAGAGATACACTCTGTTTGTTGGGATACAAATGGAGATCTTTTGGCATCTGCGAGTCAAGATTCTGTCAGAGTGTGGTCATTAGCCTCTGGAGAGTGCATTCATGAGAACAGTTCCAGTGGAAACATGTTCCATTCTTGTGTTTTCCATCCTGGCTACTCAACTCTTCTGGTCATTGGAGGATACCAG ACATTGGAGCTGTGGAACTTGACTGAGAATAAACGTATGACAATTGCAGCTCATGAGTGTGTTATATCAGCATTAGCACAGTCACCAAGGACAGGGATGGTTGCCTCGGCTAGTTATGACAAATCTGTTAAAATTTGGAAATAA
- the LOC125423582 gene encoding cyclin-dependent kinase inhibitor 5: protein MGKYMRKTKAAGEVAVMEVAQSSLGVRTRAKTLALQRLQKSPAKTPAPAPAATSSGSYLQLRSRRLEKPPIVMPNNSEHKRQSKGAKLGCVHNSPKATNPNPRTSSRLRVGSVASGSHGSVSIGVLNGEDGEKGIEAKEIVGKEEEEVQENNNTANGDLGIEEASCGENLLDFEGRERSTRESTPCNLIRDPDVIRTPGSSTRPTNSAETSRRIQNSSRRHVPTTREMDEFFAGAEEEQQKQFIKKYNFDPVTDTPLPGRYEWEKVDP from the exons ATGGGCAAGTACATGAGGAAAACTAAAGCAGCAGGCGAAGTGGCAGTCATGGAGGTAGCACAGTCTTCCCTCGGGGTTCGAACCCGTGCAAAGACTCTGGCTTTGCAGAGATTGCAGAAATCTCCGGCGAAAACTCCGGCGCCGGCGCCGGCGGCGACGAGTTCTGGTTCTTACTTGCAACTAAGGAGCCGACGGCTAGAGAAGCCGCCAATTGTTATGCCGAACAACAGCGAGCATAAGAGGCAGAGTAAAGGAGCCAAATTGGGTTGCGTGCATAATAGCCCTAAAGCTACTAACCCTAACCCTAGGACGAGTTCAAGGCTTAGGGTTGGTTCTGTGGCTTCTGGGTCACATGGGTCGGTTTCGATTGGGGTTTTGAACGGTGAGGATGGGGAAAAGGGTATTGAGGCTAAGGAAATTGTgggtaaagaagaagaagaagttcaaGAAAACAACAACACCGCGAATGGTGATTTGGGTATTGAAGAAGCTTCCTGTGGAGAGAATCTGTTGGATTTTGAAGGTAGAGAGAG AAGCACCAGGGAATCTACACCCTGCAATCTTATAAGGGATCCAGACGTGATCCGGACACCTGGTTCTAGTACCAGGCCAACTAATTCAGCTGAAACTAGTCGGAGAATACAGAACTCATCACGGAGACATGTACCAACAACACGTGAAATGGACGAGTTCTTTGCTGGTGCTGAAGAAGAGCAGCAAAAACAATTCATTAAGAA GTACAACTTTGACCCAGTGACAGATACACCGCTTCCAGGCCGGTATGAATGGGAGAAGGTGGATCCCTAG
- the LOC107422518 gene encoding transcriptional corepressor LEUNIG_HOMOLOG isoform X1 — MALSNWEADKMLDVYIYDYLVKKKLHATAKSFMTEGKVAPDPVAIDAPGGFLFEWWSVFWDIFIARTNDKHSEAAAAYIEAQQIKAKEQHQLQMQQFQLMRQAQLQRRDPNHPPLGGQLNSIGSEGMLGQSTATALAAKMYEERMKHPNQMDSDTSQPLIDARMALRQSANHPGQLVQGNTGSVNAAFQQIQARNQQNPEIKSEMSTAQRSLPMDPSSLYGQSMMQSKPGIGNAGLNPGVSGLPLKGWPLTGIDQFRPGLGPQVQKPFLQNPSQFQLLPQQQQQQLLSQVQAQGNLSSSTIYGDMDPQRFRGLARGTPNSKDGQPVANDGSIGSPMQSTSSKMNTPQMQQSSSQQQQDPLQPQQVQQTNRKRKGPSSSGPANSTGTGNTVGPSPNSQPSTPSIHTPGDVGGMGSNIQNVSSMSKGLMMYGADGTGGLALSTNQLDDIEQFGDVGSLEDNVESFLSHDDGDGRDLFGSLKRNPEHAAEAAKGFSFNEVGSIRKSNSKVVCCHFSSDGKLLASAGHDKKVVLWNMETLQTESLSEDHTQIITDVRFRPNSTQLATSSFDATLRLWDAAKPSFGSQVYAGHTSQVMSLDFHPMEMDLFCSCDANNEIRFWRISQLNCTRVSKGASAQVRFQPRIGQLMAAAAGNILSVFDVEKDRRTHAFQGHSTEIHSVCWDTNGDLLASASQDSVRVWSLASGECIHENSSSGNMFHSCVFHPGYSTLLVIGGYQTLELWNLTENKRMTIAAHECVISALAQSPRTGMVASASYDKSVKIWK, encoded by the exons ATGGCGTTGAGCAATTGGGAAGCAGATAAGAT GCTTGATGTGTAcatttatgattatttggtGAAGAAAAAATTGCATGCAACCGCAAAGTCATTCATGACTGAAGGAAAAGTTGCCCCGGATCCAGTAG CCATCGATGCTCCCGGGGGGTTTCTTTTTGAATGGTGGTCTGTCTTTTGGGACATCTTTATTGCGAGAACAAATGATAAACATTCTGAGGCTGCTGCAGCATACATAGAG GCACAACAAATCAAAGCAAAAGAGCAACATCAGCTGCAAATGCAGCAGTTTCAACTTATGCGTCAAGCTCAGTTGCAACGAAGGGATCCTAATCATCCTCCCCTTGGTGGTCAGCTAAATTCTATTGGATCTGAAGGAATGCTTGGGCAATCTACTGCTACTGCATTGGCAGCTAAAATGTACGAGGAACGTATGAAACACCCTAATCAAATGGACTCAGATACATCCCAACCCCTCATTGATGCTAGGATGGCCCTTCGACAATCAGCAAACCATCCTGG TCAGTTGGTCCAAGGAAACACTGGTAGTGTAAATGCAGCATTCCAACAAATTCAGGCCCGAAATCAACAGAACCCT GAAATCAAAAGTGAGATGAGCACTGCTCAGAGATCTTTGCCTATGGATCCTTCATCACTCTATGGGCAGAGCATGATGCAGTCAAAACCTGGCATAGGGAATGCAG GATTGAACCCAGGAGTCAGTGGTCTTCCTTTAAAGGGGTGGCCCTTAACT GGCATTGACCAATTTCGGCCAGGTTTAGGTCCACAAGTTCAAAAGCCATTCTTACAAAACCCAAGTCAGTTTCAGCTCCTGCcacaacaacagcaacagcaaCTGTTGTCACAAGTCCAAGCACAAGGCAATCTTTCTAGTTCGACTATCTATGGTGATATGGATCCTCAAAGGTTTAGGGGGTTGGCTAGGGGAACTCCAAATTCTAAAGATGGCCAACCAGTTGCAAATGATGGATCTATAGGTTCTCCGATGCAGTCGACTTCATCAAAG ATGAACACGCCACAAATGCAACAATCTTCTTCTCAGCAACAACAGGACCCTTTGCAGCCCCAGCAAGTACAACAG ACTAATCGAAAAAGGAAAGGACCTTCATCTTCTGGACCTGCTAACAGCACTGGTACTGGAAATACAGTTGGTCCTTCACCTAACTCTCAACCATCTACTCCATCGATTCATACCCCTGGTGATGTAGGAGGAATGGGAAGTAATATCCAGAATGTTAGTAGCATGTCAAAAGGTTTGATGATGTATGGTGCAGATGGAACAGGTGGTCTTGCATTGTCAACAAATCAACTG GACGATATAGAACAGTTTGGTGATGTTGGCTCCTTAGAAGACAATGTGGAATCTTTTTTATCACATGATGATGGAGATGGAAGGGATTTGTTTGGTTCATTGAAACGGAACCCAGAACATGCAGCTGAAGCGGCAAAGG GTTTTTCCTTCAATGAAGTTGGTTCAATACGCAAAAGTAATAGTAAGGTTGTCTGCTGCCATTTCTCTTCAGATGGGAAGTTGTTGGCCAGTGCTGGACATGATAAGAAG GTTGTTCTTTGGAACATGGAGACATTGCAAACTGAGAGCCTTTCGGAGGACCACACTCAGATAATAACAGATGTTCGGTTTAGACCAAATTCAACACAGCTGGCAACATCTTCATTTGATGCAACATTGCGACTTTGGGATGCTGCCAAG CCAAGCTTTGGCTCACAGGTGTATGCTGGGCATACCTCACAGGTGATGTCACTTGATTTTCACCCcatggagatggaccttttctgCTCTTGTGATGCCAACAATGAGATCCGCTTTTGGAGGATCAGTCAGCTTAATTGCACTCGTGTTTCCAAG GGTGCTTCAGCACAGGTAAGATTTCAGCCAAGAATTGGTCAATTAATGGCCGCAGCGGCTGGGAATATTTTGTCTGTCTTTGATGTTGAGAAGGACAGACGGACACATGCATTTCAG GGTCACTCCACAGAGATACACTCTGTTTGTTGGGATACAAATGGAGATCTTTTGGCATCTGCGAGTCAAGATTCTGTCAGAGTGTGGTCATTAGCCTCTGGAGAGTGCATTCATGAGAACAGTTCCAGTGGAAACATGTTCCATTCTTGTGTTTTCCATCCTGGCTACTCAACTCTTCTGGTCATTGGAGGATACCAG ACATTGGAGCTGTGGAACTTGACTGAGAATAAACGTATGACAATTGCAGCTCATGAGTGTGTTATATCAGCATTAGCACAGTCACCAAGGACAGGGATGGTTGCCTCGGCTAGTTATGACAAATCTGTTAAAATTTGGAAATAA